One Pseudomonas sp. AN-1 genomic region harbors:
- the aroQ gene encoding type II 3-dehydroquinate dehydratase, with translation MSHLILVLNGPNLNMLGTREPATYGHETLADVEALCQRTAAEHGLEVEFRQTNHEGQLIDWIHQARGRCAGILINPGAWTHTSVAIRDALVAAELPVIEVHLSNVHKREEFRHHSFVSGVAVGVLCGFGSHGYRMGLTHFVHLLNG, from the coding sequence GATCCTCGTCCTCAACGGTCCCAACCTGAACATGCTGGGCACCCGCGAACCTGCCACCTACGGCCATGAAACCCTCGCCGACGTCGAAGCCCTCTGCCAGCGCACCGCCGCCGAGCATGGCCTGGAAGTCGAGTTCCGCCAGACCAACCACGAAGGCCAACTGATCGACTGGATCCACCAGGCGCGCGGCCGCTGCGCCGGCATCCTGATCAATCCGGGCGCCTGGACGCACACCTCGGTGGCCATCCGCGACGCGCTGGTCGCCGCCGAGCTGCCGGTGATCGAGGTGCACCTCTCCAACGTGCACAAGCGCGAGGAGTTCCGTCACCACTCCTTCGTTTCCGGCGTCGCCGTCGGCGTGCTGTGCGGCTTCGGCAGCCACGGCTACCGCATGGGCCTGACCCACTTCGTCCACCTGCTCAACGGTTGA
- a CDS encoding shikimate dehydrogenase — protein MTQTSSILAGLIGAGIQASRTPALHEHEGDAQGIRYLYRLIDLDQLGVTSAALPELLDAAQRLGFTGLNITFPCKQAIIPLLDELSPEARGIGAVNTVVFVDGKRVGHNTDCLGFAEGFRRGLPGVAREHVVQMGAGGAGAAVAHALLQEGVRQLTIFDVEPSRAAELAASLNASFGADRAQAGGDLPSAMAEAQGLVNTTPVGMAKLPGLPLPAELLHADLWVAEIIYFPLETELLRAARALGCQTLDGSKMAVFQAVKAFELFTGRAADAERMLAHFASMS, from the coding sequence ATGACCCAGACCTCCAGCATCCTCGCCGGCCTGATCGGCGCCGGCATCCAGGCCTCGCGCACCCCCGCCCTGCACGAGCACGAGGGCGACGCCCAGGGCATCCGCTACCTGTACCGGCTGATCGACCTCGACCAGCTCGGCGTCACCAGCGCCGCCCTGCCCGAGCTGCTCGACGCCGCCCAGCGCCTGGGCTTCACCGGCCTGAACATCACCTTCCCGTGCAAGCAGGCGATCATCCCTCTGCTCGACGAGCTGTCGCCGGAAGCGCGCGGCATCGGCGCGGTGAACACCGTGGTGTTCGTGGACGGCAAGCGCGTCGGCCACAACACCGACTGCCTGGGCTTCGCCGAAGGCTTCCGTCGCGGCCTGCCGGGCGTGGCGCGCGAGCACGTGGTGCAGATGGGTGCCGGCGGCGCAGGTGCCGCAGTGGCGCATGCCCTGCTGCAGGAAGGCGTGCGCCAGCTGACCATCTTCGACGTCGAGCCGTCGCGCGCCGCCGAGCTGGCCGCCAGCCTCAACGCCAGCTTCGGCGCCGACCGCGCCCAGGCCGGCGGCGACCTGCCGTCCGCCATGGCCGAGGCCCAGGGCCTGGTCAACACCACTCCGGTGGGCATGGCCAAGCTGCCTGGCCTGCCACTGCCGGCCGAGCTGCTGCACGCCGACCTGTGGGTGGCGGAGATCATCTACTTCCCGCTGGAAACCGAGCTGCTGCGCGCCGCCCGTGCCCTCGGCTGCCAGACCCTCGACGGCAGCAAGATGGCGGTGTTCCAGGCGGTCAAGGCGTTCGAGCTTTTCACCGGCCGCGCGGCCGATGCCGAGCGCATGCTGGCCCACTTCGCCAGCATGAGCTGA
- a CDS encoding TRAP transporter small permease — MKKIADLYFRLLKLLIVLCMLGMVVLVFGNVVLRYAFNSGISVSEELSRWFFVWMVFLGALVALRERAHLGLDSLVKRLPPLGKRFCLVVGHLLMLFVTWLILSGSWQQAQINLDVVAPASGLSMAWFYGVGVVFGVSAGLILLHELFLAITGRLNPDELVTLKDGEAADEIEHLHHQQAAAGRNA, encoded by the coding sequence ATGAAAAAAATAGCCGACCTTTACTTCCGCCTGCTCAAGCTGCTCATCGTGCTGTGCATGCTCGGCATGGTGGTGCTGGTCTTCGGCAACGTGGTCCTGCGTTATGCCTTCAACTCCGGAATCAGCGTCTCGGAAGAGCTGTCGCGCTGGTTCTTCGTCTGGATGGTGTTCCTCGGCGCGCTGGTCGCCCTCCGCGAACGTGCCCACCTCGGCCTCGACAGCCTGGTGAAGCGCCTGCCGCCGCTCGGCAAGCGCTTCTGCCTGGTGGTCGGCCACCTGCTCATGCTGTTCGTCACCTGGCTGATCCTCAGCGGCAGCTGGCAGCAGGCGCAGATCAACCTCGACGTAGTCGCCCCCGCCTCCGGCCTGTCGATGGCCTGGTTCTACGGCGTCGGCGTGGTGTTCGGCGTCAGCGCCGGGCTGATCCTGCTCCATGAACTGTTCCTCGCCATCACCGGCCGCCTGAATCCCGACGAGCTGGTGACCCTCAAGGACGGCGAGGCCGCCGACGAAATCGAGCACCTGCATCACCAGCAAGCCGCTGCCGGGAGGAACGCCTGA
- a CDS encoding TRAP transporter large permease subunit codes for MTLTIFLGTLLGSMALGIPIAFALLLVAVALMLHLDLFDAQIIAQNLLNGADSFPLMAVPFFMLAGEIMNAGGLSRRIVNIAMALVGHKRGGLGYVAIIASCLLASLSGSAVADAAALAALLVPMMVRAGHSRSRSAGLIAAGGIIAPIIPPSIGFIVFGVASGVSISKLFMAGIVPGIMLGAALAVVWWFVSRSENVEMPPKRSRQEVLRALLDGSWAMGLPVIIIFGLKFGIFTPTEAAVVAAVYSLFVSVVIYRELKLGDLYEVVISAARTTSVVMFLVAAAMVSSWLVNIADLPGQLAGLLEPFMDNPTALLLVIMLLIVMVGMVMDMTPAILILTPVLMPAVTQAGIDPVYFGVLFIINTSIGLITPPVGTVLNVVCGVSKLKMEEIVRGVGPFLIAQLIVLFLLVLFPELVTVPMKYLAG; via the coding sequence ATGACCCTGACCATCTTCCTCGGTACCCTGCTCGGCAGCATGGCGCTGGGCATCCCGATCGCCTTCGCCCTGCTGCTGGTCGCCGTCGCGCTGATGCTGCACCTCGACCTGTTCGACGCGCAGATCATCGCCCAGAACCTGCTCAACGGCGCCGACAGCTTCCCGCTGATGGCCGTGCCCTTCTTCATGCTGGCTGGCGAGATCATGAATGCGGGCGGCCTGTCGCGGCGCATCGTCAACATCGCCATGGCCCTGGTCGGCCACAAGCGTGGCGGCCTCGGCTACGTGGCGATCATCGCCTCCTGCCTGCTCGCCTCGCTGTCCGGCTCGGCGGTCGCCGACGCCGCGGCGCTGGCCGCCCTGCTGGTGCCGATGATGGTGCGCGCCGGCCACAGCCGCTCGCGTTCGGCCGGCCTGATCGCCGCCGGCGGCATCATCGCGCCGATCATCCCGCCGAGCATCGGCTTCATCGTCTTCGGCGTCGCCTCCGGGGTATCGATCTCCAAGCTGTTCATGGCCGGCATCGTGCCGGGGATCATGCTCGGCGCCGCGCTGGCGGTGGTCTGGTGGTTCGTCTCGCGCAGCGAGAACGTCGAGATGCCGCCCAAGCGCTCGCGCCAGGAAGTGCTGCGCGCCCTGCTCGACGGCAGCTGGGCCATGGGCCTGCCGGTGATCATCATCTTCGGCCTCAAGTTCGGCATCTTCACCCCGACCGAAGCCGCGGTGGTCGCCGCCGTCTACTCGCTGTTCGTCTCCGTGGTGATCTACCGCGAGCTGAAGCTCGGCGACCTCTACGAGGTGGTCATCTCCGCCGCGCGCACCACCTCGGTGGTGATGTTCCTGGTCGCCGCCGCGATGGTCTCCTCCTGGCTGGTCAACATCGCCGACCTGCCGGGCCAGCTGGCCGGCCTGCTCGAGCCGTTCATGGACAACCCGACCGCCCTGCTGCTGGTGATCATGCTGCTGATCGTCATGGTGGGCATGGTGATGGACATGACCCCGGCGATCCTGATCCTCACCCCGGTGCTGATGCCCGCCGTCACCCAGGCCGGCATCGACCCGGTGTACTTCGGCGTGCTGTTCATCATCAACACCTCGATCGGCCTGATCACCCCGCCGGTGGGCACCGTGCTCAACGTGGTGTGCGGCGTCTCCAAGCTGAAGATGGAAGAGATCGTCCGCGGCGTCGGCCCCTTCCTGATCGCGCAACTGATCGTGCTGTTCCTGCTGGTGCTGTTCCCCGAGCTGGTCACCGTGCCGATGAAGTACCTCGCCGGCTGA
- a CDS encoding TRAP transporter substrate-binding protein, giving the protein MTKLLKTLLATACAAGVLFAGAASAAEIKERTLRFAFQNVKDHPQGQGAQKFAELVSEKSGGKIKVRLFAGGTLGGDLQTVSALQGGTLDLTVLNSGILAAQVPEFAMLDFPYLFNNTAEAHAVIDGEVGQQLHSRLESKGLIGLGYWDLGFRNLTNSKHPVTKPEDMQGLKIRVIQSPIYLETFKALGANPVPMPFPEVYTGLEQRTVDGQENPYTVILGSKFHEVQKYLSSTNHIYNPQSFVIGQKTWQKLSNDEQALIREAASEAQTYQREITEKAQSAALDKLKQGGIAANEIAPAEIDRFREKVKPVVEQFAKDLDPALVKAMYESIDKVRAGQ; this is encoded by the coding sequence ATGACCAAACTGCTGAAAACCCTGCTCGCCACCGCCTGCGCCGCCGGCGTGCTGTTCGCCGGCGCCGCCAGCGCCGCCGAGATCAAGGAGCGCACCCTGCGTTTCGCCTTCCAGAACGTCAAGGATCACCCGCAGGGCCAGGGCGCGCAGAAGTTCGCCGAGCTGGTCAGCGAGAAGTCCGGCGGCAAGATCAAGGTGCGCCTGTTCGCCGGCGGCACCCTGGGCGGCGACCTGCAGACCGTGTCCGCGCTGCAGGGCGGCACCCTCGACCTGACCGTGCTCAACTCCGGCATCCTCGCCGCTCAGGTACCGGAATTCGCCATGCTCGACTTCCCCTACCTGTTCAACAACACCGCCGAGGCCCATGCGGTGATCGACGGCGAGGTCGGCCAGCAGCTGCACTCGCGCTTGGAGAGCAAGGGCCTGATCGGCCTCGGCTACTGGGACCTGGGCTTCCGCAACCTGACCAACAGCAAGCACCCGGTGACCAAACCGGAAGACATGCAGGGCCTGAAGATCCGCGTGATCCAGTCGCCGATCTACCTGGAAACCTTCAAGGCGCTCGGCGCCAACCCGGTGCCGATGCCCTTCCCCGAGGTCTACACCGGGCTGGAGCAGCGCACCGTGGACGGCCAGGAGAACCCCTACACCGTGATCCTCGGCAGCAAGTTCCACGAGGTGCAGAAGTACCTGTCCTCCACCAACCACATCTACAACCCGCAGTCGTTCGTCATCGGCCAGAAGACCTGGCAGAAGCTGAGCAACGACGAGCAGGCGCTGATCCGCGAAGCGGCCAGCGAAGCGCAGACCTACCAACGCGAGATTACCGAGAAGGCGCAGAGCGCGGCGCTGGACAAGCTCAAGCAGGGAGGCATCGCCGCCAACGAGATCGCCCCGGCCGAGATCGACCGCTTCCGCGAGAAGGTCAAGCCGGTGGTCGAGCAGTTCGCCAAGGATCTCGACCCGGCGCTGGTCAAGGCCATGTACGAATCCATCGACAAGGTGCGCGCCGGCCAGTGA
- a CDS encoding sugar phosphate isomerase/epimerase — translation MSERNLSLAALTVLELSPPDMVEVAARAGYSHVGLRLVPATAEEHHFPLVADAGLRRQTQTRLRDSGVEVFDIEILRLKPETAVADFEPILAAGAELGASAVLVAGNDPDEARLADNFAAFCELAGGFGLYPHLEFMPWTDARDLLQAMRIVDNAGQANGCVLVDAFHFNRSASRLEDLARLDPARMRYAQLCDVAGPVPADMDEILRQARNERRFPGDGDCDLLGLLRALPADLPLSLEIPTRQLYEQGVGALERAQIAIDKARTLLARI, via the coding sequence ATGAGCGAACGCAACCTGTCCCTCGCCGCCCTGACCGTACTCGAGCTGTCCCCGCCGGACATGGTCGAGGTGGCCGCCCGCGCCGGCTACAGCCACGTCGGCCTGCGCCTGGTGCCGGCCACCGCCGAGGAGCATCACTTCCCGCTGGTGGCCGACGCCGGCCTGCGCCGGCAGACCCAGACGCGCCTGCGCGACAGCGGCGTCGAGGTGTTCGACATCGAGATCCTGCGCCTCAAGCCGGAGACCGCGGTGGCCGACTTCGAGCCGATCCTCGCCGCCGGCGCCGAGCTGGGCGCCAGTGCGGTGCTGGTGGCCGGCAACGACCCCGACGAGGCACGGCTGGCCGACAACTTCGCCGCCTTCTGCGAGCTGGCGGGCGGCTTCGGCCTCTATCCGCACCTGGAGTTCATGCCCTGGACCGACGCCAGGGACCTGCTGCAGGCCATGCGCATCGTCGACAACGCCGGACAGGCCAACGGCTGCGTGCTGGTCGACGCCTTCCACTTCAACCGGTCCGCCTCGCGCCTGGAGGACCTGGCGCGTCTCGATCCGGCGCGCATGCGCTACGCCCAGCTGTGCGACGTGGCCGGCCCGGTGCCGGCGGACATGGACGAGATCCTCCGCCAGGCGCGCAACGAGCGGCGCTTCCCCGGCGACGGCGATTGCGACCTGCTCGGCCTGTTGCGTGCGCTACCGGCCGACCTGCCGCTGAGCCTGGAGATTCCCACCCGCCAGCTCTACGAGCAGGGCGTCGGCGCCCTGGAACGGGCGCAGATCGCCATCGACAAGGCGCGCACCCTGCTGGCGCGGATCTGA
- a CDS encoding Gfo/Idh/MocA family protein, with the protein MIVRTRELVEEGSLGRLTTVTALWQLQKPDSYFDIPWRREPGAGMLLTNLIHDLDLLRHLCGEVAEVQALTGNGVRGFANEDSAAVLLRFANGALGTLTGSDAVAAPWSWELDSGENPVYPRQDDQSCYLLAGTRGALSIPQLARWHYAEPGAGWHQPLLCSQESCVPGEALALQLRHFVRVARGEVAPLVSAADAGNTLALLEAIQRAAASGRTCAPELLSIQ; encoded by the coding sequence CTGATCGTCCGTACCCGCGAGCTGGTGGAGGAGGGCAGCCTCGGCCGGCTGACCACGGTCACCGCGCTCTGGCAACTGCAGAAGCCGGACAGCTACTTCGACATCCCCTGGCGCCGCGAGCCGGGCGCCGGGATGCTGCTGACCAACCTGATCCACGACCTCGACCTGCTGCGCCACCTGTGCGGCGAGGTCGCCGAGGTGCAGGCGCTCACCGGCAACGGCGTGCGCGGCTTCGCCAACGAGGACAGCGCCGCGGTGCTGCTGCGCTTCGCCAACGGCGCGCTCGGCACCTTGACCGGCTCCGACGCAGTGGCCGCGCCCTGGAGCTGGGAGCTGGATTCCGGCGAGAACCCGGTCTATCCGCGCCAGGACGACCAGTCCTGCTACCTGCTGGCCGGCACCCGCGGCGCGCTGAGCATCCCGCAGCTGGCCCGCTGGCACTACGCCGAACCCGGCGCCGGCTGGCACCAGCCGCTGCTGTGCAGCCAGGAGAGCTGCGTGCCCGGCGAGGCGCTGGCGCTGCAGTTGCGCCACTTCGTCCGCGTCGCCCGCGGCGAGGTCGCGCCGCTGGTCAGCGCCGCTGACGCCGGCAACACCCTGGCGCTGCTCGAAGCCATCCAGCGCGCCGCCGCGAGCGGCCGCACCTGTGCTCCCGAACTCCTTTCCATCCAATAA
- a CDS encoding gallate dioxygenase: MARIIGGLAVSHTPTIGFAVDHDKQGEAAWAPIFQSFEPVRAWLEEQKPDVLFYVFNDHVTSFFFDHYGAFSLGVDERYEVADEGGNPRDLPPIGGHAALARHIGASLVADEFDMSFFRDKPLDHGFFSPMSALLPHESGWPLEIVPLQVGVLQFPVPSAARCYKLGQALRRAIESYPEDLKVAIVATGGLSHQVHGERCGFNNPEWDAQFVDLLVNDPLRLTELTLAEYATLGGMEGAEVIMWLIMRGALSSSVKKLHHDYYLPSMTGICTLLLENQDQAVPADVQARHREHMNRQLAGADKLEGTYPFTLERSARGYRLNKFLHRMIEPAWRLRFLENPEALFEEAGLSDEERELLRRRDWRGLLHYGVIFFMLEKLGAVLGVSNLDIYAAMRGQSLEEFMKTRNQQVVYSVAGKPVSGKSSR, encoded by the coding sequence ATGGCACGCATCATCGGCGGTCTCGCCGTCTCCCACACCCCAACCATCGGCTTCGCCGTCGACCACGACAAGCAGGGCGAGGCCGCCTGGGCGCCGATCTTCCAGAGCTTCGAGCCGGTCCGCGCCTGGCTCGAGGAGCAAAAACCCGACGTGCTGTTCTACGTCTTCAACGACCACGTGACCTCGTTCTTCTTCGACCACTACGGCGCCTTCTCCCTCGGTGTGGACGAGCGCTACGAGGTCGCCGACGAGGGCGGCAACCCGCGCGACCTTCCGCCGATCGGCGGGCATGCCGCGCTGGCGCGGCACATCGGCGCCAGCCTGGTGGCCGACGAGTTCGACATGAGCTTCTTCCGCGACAAGCCGCTGGACCATGGCTTCTTCTCGCCGATGTCGGCGCTGCTGCCGCATGAGTCGGGCTGGCCGCTGGAGATCGTGCCACTGCAGGTGGGTGTGCTGCAGTTCCCGGTGCCGAGCGCCGCGCGCTGCTACAAGCTCGGGCAGGCGCTGCGCCGCGCTATCGAGAGCTACCCCGAGGACCTCAAGGTGGCCATCGTCGCCACCGGCGGTCTGTCCCACCAGGTGCACGGCGAGCGCTGCGGCTTCAACAACCCGGAATGGGATGCCCAGTTCGTCGACCTGCTGGTCAACGACCCGCTGCGCCTCACCGAGCTGACCCTGGCCGAGTACGCCACCCTGGGCGGCATGGAGGGCGCCGAGGTGATCATGTGGCTGATCATGCGCGGCGCGCTGTCCAGCAGCGTGAAGAAGCTGCACCACGACTACTACCTGCCGTCGATGACCGGCATCTGCACCCTGCTGCTGGAAAACCAGGACCAGGCGGTGCCCGCCGACGTGCAGGCCCGCCACCGCGAGCACATGAACCGCCAGCTGGCCGGCGCCGACAAGCTGGAAGGCACCTACCCCTTCACCCTGGAGCGCAGCGCCAGGGGCTACCGCCTCAACAAGTTCCTGCACCGGATGATCGAGCCGGCCTGGCGCCTGCGCTTCCTCGAGAACCCCGAGGCGCTGTTCGAAGAGGCCGGGCTCAGCGACGAGGAGCGCGAGCTGCTGCGCCGCCGCGACTGGCGCGGCCTGCTCCACTACGGGGTGATCTTCTTCATGCTGGAGAAGCTCGGCGCGGTGCTTGGCGTCTCCAACCTGGACATCTACGCGGCCATGCGCGGCCAGAGCCTCGAAGAGTTCATGAAGACCCGCAATCAGCAGGTCGTTTATTCCGTGGCCGGCAAACCGGTGTCGGGCAAGTCCTCGCGCTGA
- a CDS encoding OprD family porin codes for MQAKRFRPLSCAVAVAVALPLGAQAAGFAEDATATLNLRNFYLGRDFRHSASSAQSRAEEWTQSFILDARSGFSEGTVGFGVDALGLYSVKLDGGKGTAGTQLLPVHDDGRPADDFGRLAVAGKARISATELKVGEWMPVLPILRADDGRSLPQTFQGAQLTSKEIAGLTLYGGQFRQNSPRNDASMEDLSIFGRPAFTSDRFNFAGGEYSFNDKRTMVGAWYAELEDIYQQQYYNLVHAQPVGAWTLGANLGYFIGAEHGDELAGELAGELDNQTVSGLFSAKTGNHGFYVGLQKVSGDDGWMRVNGTSGGTVANDSFNSSFENANERSWQLRYDYNLAGWGIPGLTFMTRYISGEDAEVAGVSDGKEWVRETELAYVVQSGPLKSLNLKWRNASIRKSWASNGTDFDENRLIVNYPLNLL; via the coding sequence ATGCAAGCCAAACGCTTCCGTCCCCTGTCCTGTGCCGTCGCCGTTGCCGTCGCCCTGCCCTTGGGCGCCCAGGCCGCCGGTTTCGCCGAAGACGCCACCGCCACCCTGAACCTGCGCAACTTCTACCTGGGACGCGACTTCCGCCACTCCGCCAGCAGTGCGCAGAGCCGCGCCGAGGAATGGACGCAGAGCTTCATTCTCGATGCGCGCTCCGGCTTCAGCGAGGGCACTGTCGGCTTTGGCGTCGATGCGCTCGGCCTGTACTCGGTCAAGCTCGACGGCGGCAAGGGCACCGCCGGCACCCAGCTGCTGCCGGTGCACGACGACGGCCGCCCGGCCGACGACTTCGGCCGCCTGGCCGTGGCCGGCAAGGCCAGGATCTCGGCCACCGAGCTGAAGGTCGGCGAGTGGATGCCGGTGCTGCCGATCCTGCGCGCCGACGACGGCCGCTCGCTGCCGCAGACCTTCCAGGGCGCGCAGCTCACCTCGAAGGAAATCGCCGGGCTGACCCTCTACGGCGGCCAGTTCCGCCAGAACAGCCCGCGCAACGACGCCAGCATGGAAGACCTGTCGATCTTCGGAAGACCGGCGTTCACCTCCGACCGCTTCAACTTCGCCGGCGGCGAGTACAGCTTCAACGACAAGCGCACGATGGTCGGCGCCTGGTACGCCGAACTGGAGGACATCTACCAGCAGCAGTACTACAACCTGGTACATGCCCAACCGGTCGGCGCCTGGACGCTGGGCGCCAACCTCGGCTACTTCATCGGTGCCGAGCATGGCGATGAGCTGGCTGGCGAGCTGGCTGGCGAGCTGGACAACCAGACCGTCTCGGGACTGTTCTCCGCCAAGACCGGCAACCACGGTTTCTACGTCGGCCTGCAGAAAGTCAGCGGCGATGACGGCTGGATGCGCGTCAACGGCACCAGCGGCGGCACCGTGGCCAACGACAGCTTCAACTCCAGCTTCGAGAACGCCAACGAGCGCTCCTGGCAGCTGCGCTACGACTACAACCTGGCCGGCTGGGGCATTCCGGGGCTGACCTTCATGACCCGCTACATCAGCGGCGAGGACGCCGAGGTCGCCGGCGTCAGCGACGGCAAGGAATGGGTACGCGAGACCGAGCTGGCCTACGTGGTGCAGTCCGGCCCGCTGAAGAGCCTCAATCTCAAGTGGCGCAACGCCAGCATCCGCAAGAGCTGGGCCAGCAACGGCACCGACTTCGACGAGAACCGCCTGATCGTCAACTACCCGCTCAACCTGCTCTGA
- a CDS encoding TRAP transporter substrate-binding protein encodes MLKPVKALLTLLAAGSFSLTALADDPVVTLKVHHFLPTHSVTHADFLEPWTRKITEESKGRIQFQFFPSMQLGGTPPQLVDQVRDGVADIVWTLPGYTSGRFPLISVFEQPFMSRSAEASSQAMWDFVQKHGQKEFAGMHLLATHVTDGALVHTSKKPIKSMADFRGMKIRSANRTSTKLISLLGGTPVAMPVPQIPEALSKGVVDGAIVPWDVVPALKLHELVKYHTEMAPNQPILMQTAIVLAMNPAKYDSLPADLKKIIDDNSGLALSRQAGHLWDTQVVETGHQLAQSRGNQIAALPEDEQREWMKVGERLNQDWIDEVEDKGYANGAAMLDDARQLIDRYSAQLAR; translated from the coding sequence ATGCTCAAACCCGTCAAGGCCCTGCTCACCCTGCTGGCCGCCGGCTCGTTCAGCCTGACCGCCCTGGCCGACGATCCCGTGGTGACCCTCAAGGTCCATCACTTCCTGCCGACCCACTCGGTGACCCATGCCGACTTCCTCGAGCCCTGGACCCGGAAGATAACCGAGGAGTCGAAGGGACGCATCCAGTTCCAGTTCTTCCCCTCGATGCAGCTGGGCGGCACCCCGCCGCAGCTGGTCGACCAGGTCCGCGACGGCGTCGCCGACATCGTCTGGACCCTGCCCGGCTACACCAGCGGGCGCTTCCCGCTGATCTCGGTGTTCGAGCAGCCGTTCATGAGCCGCTCCGCCGAGGCCAGCAGCCAGGCGATGTGGGACTTCGTGCAGAAGCACGGGCAGAAGGAGTTCGCCGGCATGCACCTGCTCGCCACCCATGTGACCGACGGCGCCCTGGTGCACACCTCGAAGAAGCCGATCAAGAGCATGGCCGACTTCCGCGGCATGAAGATCCGCTCCGCCAACCGCACCTCCACCAAGCTGATCTCCCTGCTGGGCGGCACCCCGGTGGCCATGCCGGTGCCGCAGATCCCCGAGGCGCTGTCCAAGGGCGTGGTCGACGGCGCCATCGTGCCCTGGGACGTGGTGCCGGCACTCAAGCTGCACGAGCTGGTGAAGTACCACACCGAGATGGCACCCAACCAGCCGATCCTCATGCAGACGGCCATCGTTCTCGCCATGAACCCGGCCAAGTACGACAGCCTGCCGGCCGACCTGAAGAAGATCATCGACGACAACAGCGGCCTCGCCCTGTCGCGCCAGGCCGGTCACCTGTGGGACACCCAGGTGGTCGAGACCGGTCACCAGCTGGCGCAGAGCCGCGGCAACCAGATCGCCGCGCTGCCCGAGGACGAACAGCGCGAGTGGATGAAGGTCGGCGAACGTCTCAATCAGGACTGGATAGACGAGGTCGAGGACAAGGGCTATGCCAATGGCGCCGCCATGCTCGACGACGCCCGCCAGCTGATCGACCGCTACAGCGCGCAACTGGCCCGCTGA
- a CDS encoding TRAP transporter small permease: protein MSELVVQAAALPESSLGRQLDALSRLLAGIGGLLLVAITLMASYSIAMRVLFDEPLLGDVELVQMGCGIAIVFFLPLCQLRRGNVIVDVFTLHAPQRVRSRLDALGGLLMAVAAALLAWRSALGVLDAYGSGEESIIMGLPLWWSMSAFAPGFALLALVSLYTAWNDLTGKGENP from the coding sequence ATGAGTGAACTTGTTGTCCAGGCAGCCGCGCTGCCTGAGTCTTCCCTCGGCCGCCAGCTGGATGCCCTGTCGCGCCTGCTGGCCGGCATCGGCGGCCTGCTGCTGGTGGCCATCACCCTGATGGCGTCGTACAGCATCGCCATGCGCGTGCTGTTCGACGAGCCGCTGCTCGGCGACGTGGAGCTGGTGCAAATGGGCTGCGGCATCGCCATCGTGTTCTTCCTGCCGCTGTGCCAACTGCGCCGCGGCAACGTGATCGTCGATGTGTTCACCCTGCATGCGCCGCAGCGCGTGCGCAGCCGGCTGGACGCCCTCGGCGGCCTGCTGATGGCGGTGGCCGCCGCCCTGCTCGCCTGGCGCTCGGCGCTCGGCGTCCTTGACGCCTACGGCAGCGGCGAAGAGTCGATCATCATGGGGCTGCCCCTGTGGTGGTCGATGAGCGCCTTCGCGCCCGGCTTCGCGCTGCTCGCTCTGGTGTCGCTGTACACCGCCTGGAACGACCTGACCGGCAAGGGGGAAAACCCATGA